The Fibrobacter sp. UWH6 genomic interval TCTAACAAAGTCCCGAGCAGCACACGCTTTTTTACTGTAAAATGATTTTTCCAAACATTTTGACTTTACAATTATTTTACAAAAATATGCGTAATTTTGAGGCATCATCAACATGTGTGGAAGCATTTAGGCAGCCTTGCTAGATGATTCTCTCGATTCCGATTCCCATTCGTAGGCTATCTGTACATCTACATAGGAACAGCTCAGCATTATCAGCGACAGCATGTTGTTCATGTTCCTGAAGCCATAGGCAGTCCGTATCAGTAGCTTTATCTTGTTGTTCGTCGCCTCGATCCTTGCGTTTGACACGCCCAGCCTGATTGTGTTGAG includes:
- a CDS encoding transposase, giving the protein LNTIRLGVSNARIEATNNKIKLLIRTAYGFRNMNNMLSLIMLSCSYVDVQIAYEWESESRESSSKAA